In Novipirellula aureliae, the genomic stretch CGTCAATAGCTCGCGGGCGCGGCGGCGGAGATGGTAGCGGCGGTGCGTGCGGTGACAACGCATCGAATCGACACTTTCCGGGCGTCCAGCAATGCTGCAGAACAATTTCCCAAAGTCCTTCACCAGTTCGCACCAAGTCGCTTGCTCGAGTCCCAACCGAACCAAAATCGGTGGTGCAGCCGAAGGCGTCACACCGCGTTTGCCCGGCGCCACTTGCCGAGCTGTCCAATCGAGTAGCTTCAAGTAATCCACGAGCGAAATTGGTAAGAAGCCTTTATCACTACAACGCTTGCCGCTATCGCTAGCACAGGGGCCTACGGGATCAAGCTGCTCATCGATCGACAGAGGTGCCAAGAAAGCATCCGGCTTGTCTTCGCTTGGTGACTCACTTTTCATCGCCTCGATTCGTTTTTGCACCGACGTATGCTCGCTCTGCTCCAGCGTTTCCGCCATCGCGGCACGAATCAGGTTCAAATCCACGTAAGCGGCACAGGCCAACAGGGATGCTTCGTCCGTCAATCGAGTTGCACGGTAGCGATCTTGGAAGAACCGGCCCGACTCCTGTTCCTCGCGATTCGCTCGCATCGCAACGCGTTGGCACAACAGCCGCATCCACCAACTGAAACTGCTCAGCCGCTCGCGGATTTCTTGGCATTTGATTGGACAACCAGCGATCGATTTGAGTTCTGGCTCGCTTGGCGGCAAAGGCGACCCGTCGGATTTGCGGCGGTGTGGACAGAGCATCAACCAGCGCCGAGCCACCTCTCTATCGCTCCAGGTCGCCACCAGATCGGGCCGCGATCTTAGGATCAAGTGGATGTGGTTGTCTAGTATGGCAAATGCTAGCAAATCTATAGAAAAGTATTCCGCAAACTGTTGCAGATACTTTTCGATCCAAATTTTCCGGTGGTCGAAGTTTTTGCCGGACACTTGGTCATTTCCCATCAGGAAACAGCGTCGGCAGGTCCGATTGTAGAGATGGGCGACAACGACCTCTTGCGGATCAAACACCTCGCTACGTGCCAACCGAACCATCACACACCTCCCGAGAGAAAAGCATCAGCAGAATCACCAGGAATCGTATACCTCGGTTAGGGAAAAGGCAAATCCACCAGAATCATGCTCTGTCCCTTGGTGGTACCCTCTGTTCAAGATGCCCGGCTGAGCTGCCCCGATCCCTCCCTCGTGCTTGACGAGTCGGTGGGGCAATTACCACCGATGGAGGCAATCGTAGG encodes the following:
- a CDS encoding transposase produces the protein MVRLARSEVFDPQEVVVAHLYNRTCRRCFLMGNDQVSGKNFDHRKIWIEKYLQQFAEYFSIDLLAFAILDNHIHLILRSRPDLVATWSDREVARRWLMLCPHRRKSDGSPLPPSEPELKSIAGCPIKCQEIRERLSSFSWWMRLLCQRVAMRANREEQESGRFFQDRYRATRLTDEASLLACAAYVDLNLIRAAMAETLEQSEHTSVQKRIEAMKSESPSEDKPDAFLAPLSIDEQLDPVGPCASDSGKRCSDKGFLPISLVDYLKLLDWTARQVAPGKRGVTPSAAPPILVRLGLEQATWCELVKDFGKLFCSIAGRPESVDSMRCHRTHRRYHLRRRARELLTLPD